The DNA sequence TTTTGATGATCTTGACGATATCGTTCTTGCTCAGAGATTCCAATACCAACACTCTGCTACGGCTGAGCAGCGGTGTAATGACTTCAAAGCTCGGGTTCTCTGTGGTGGCACCGATGAGTATGATGGTGCCATCTTCTACATGTGGCAAGAAAGCGTCTTGCTGGGCCTTGTTGAACCGATGGATCTCATCCACGAATAAAATGGTCTGCATGCCCAAGCGCTGATTGACTTCGGCATGCTCTATAACCTTCATGACATCAGCTTTGCCTGATTTGACCGCGCTCAGTTCGACAAACTCGGCCCCGGTCTCTCGGGCAATAATACGAGCCAAGGTGGTCTTGCCACTGCCAGGCGGACCCCACAGGATAAGACTGGTGGGTTGCTTTTGTCCTATGATTTCCCGAATGATCTTGCCGGATGCTATCAGGTGCTCTTGGCCAATGACGTCACTAAGAGTCTGGGGGCGCATGCGTTCGGCTAGGGGTGTTTCTGGCATGCTCCCAGTATAACCCCCCCTATGCCAACAGTTGGTGTTTGCCTGGGCTAGTAGCGGAAGTGGCGATTGCACACTGCCCAGGGCTTGCCTGTCTCGGCATTGTAGCAGTCGAGAGTTATCTTTGCCCAGGTTTTGTTATAGTTGCCAGCTTCTACTTTTCCGGTCACAGGCACCGCGGGATAGTTAGGTAGTCGTGTGGCTTGATAGACTTGCGTGACGGCCTCGGTATGCTGGCCAAATATGCCGTCTATGCTCATATTAACCCCGTACTTGTCGTGGTAAAAACCTTGGAGTGCTGCCACGCAGCCATCCTGGTTTCGTACGCCTTTGTATAAATATGGGCTAAACTTCTGGCATTCGAGTATAGACGGCGATTGTCTCAGGGCAAACGTTCTGCGCAAGCTGTACGTGCCGATGCCTGTCACCACCAATATTATGACCATCGCTATGGACATTTGTTTCATGTTTGGATAGCGGGAGAGTTTTTTTAATTTCTTTTTGGCGGGTTTATTTTTTGTAGAGGAGGTCTTGGCTGGCATGTTAAATCCTTATGCTTATGTGCCTATGGTAATTTCAACAACCAGTGGATGTCAATAGACATTAAAGAAGATGGCTAAAGAAACAACCCCAGCATGTGCTGGGGTTGTTTGCGTCCTGCGCTACGAGTGGCTATGTAATGCTACATGTGCGCGTCACGTCGTTGCGGTGTCGGGCTAAGCCGATCCAGGCGCATAGTTGCAGAAGTAGGCTGTGTTTGCAGTTGGGTTGGCATTGCAAATCCAGAATATAGCTTCCCATGTTCGTGTTCCCACTATTCCATCAGGGGATAGTTGGGGGACGTTAGTCTGAAAGCGCTTTATTGCAGTATCGGTAGCGGGTCCAATATTACCGTCCACGGCCAGGCCTGGACTGCCGCCAACACCCTTGAGGAAGGTCTGCAATGGCTTGACGCACTCGCCCGTATTTTCCCCGGGTCGCTTGGAGAGCTGTGGTCGCTTGCCTGGCGCTGCGCACCAATTAGCGCTGAGCTTCATTGCAGCCGATGCCTGTTGGGGTGCCGCAAAAGTTGCAACCGATGCCACAACAAATGCTAACGCAGCAAAAACCCCTACTATTCGTTTCGTTTTTGTCATTTCTACTCCTGATTATGTCGTCTGACCCACCTGCACTAAGGGCTAAAAAAATAACACTCTACTTTCCATAGAGCAGGGAGGTCACACGTATTTATATGTTTGTGCTCGAGCTTGTATATTTTTACGCAGCTGGCTCAGATTTCCTGTGATTTTTCTAATATTAAACGCTTATGTTTTTTGCATTGAACTTTAATTTGCCGTAATGCATGGCATGAAGTTCTGGTGAATCCAAAAACTAACCCCGACAATGCCGGGGTTAGAATACTACCTACATCCAAAGTTGCTGATCTCTAGAAGTAAGCCCAGCGGCTCGAGCACACATCCTCGTGGTTCCAGAACCAGAACGAATTGCAGTCAGCTTCGATCCGAGCCCATGTTTGTGGACCAATAATACCATCGGCAGGAAGACTGTTGGCCGCTTGGTAGAATGTCACAACATCTTTTGTCTGTTGGCCAAAAGTACCATCTATGCGTAGCCAGTTGATGTTATAAGCCTTTGGATCTTTAATGATTTATTCATATTTACCTGCAATATTTCTAACAATCTTCATATTTTCATGTATTCAGTGGCAATGGACTCCGCACTTTGATTTTGAGGAAGTACACGATAAGATGAGGCAGTATGATTAAAGCTCAAAACCTATCAAAGAAGTACCGCAAGAAAGTTGCGGTAGACGACATTTCATTCACCGTAGAAACTGGCAAGGTAACCGGCTTTTTAGGGCCAAACGGAGCAGGCAAGTCCACGACCATGCGGCTCATGCTGGGCCTGGACAATGGCGGTGGCAACACTACCTTTGACGGCAAACACCTTTCTGAATACCAGCAGCCCTCGAAGATCGTTGGCATTTTGCTAGAGGCCAAGGCCTTCCACCCCACCCGTTCGGCCCGCAGCCACCTAAAAGTACTGGCTGACGCCGGGGGTGTTCCGCACAAACGTGTAGACGAAGTGTTGGACATAGTGGGCTTGCACGACGTTGGTCGCAAAAAGCCTGGCAAATTCTCTTTGGGCATGAGCCAGCGCTTGGGTGTCGCCGCAGCATTACTGGGCGAGCCAAAATATCTTATTCTAGACGAACCAGCCAACGGCCTGGACCCAGAGGGTATTGCCTGGCTACGTGACTTTCTGAAGGACTATGCTGACGCCGGTAACGCGGTGTTTGTGTCTAGCCACCTACTGAGCGAAATGGCTCTGATGGCTGACAACGTAGTAGTTATAGGCAAGGGCAAGCTGATTGCTGACTCATCCATGAAAGACCTGGTGGCCGGCAATGGTCACTCTAGCGTGTTTGTACGCAGTAACAAGCAAAAAGTGCTAGAGACTAGCCTGACAAAAGCCGGCTGGACCACACAGCTATCTGATGGCGGCATAACTGTGCATGGTGCCAAGACCGATGATATTGGCAAGCTGGCCTTTAAAGAAGGTATTACTATATTAGAACTTGCGCCCCACATGGCTTCGCTAGAAGACACCTTCCTCGAGCTAACTGCCAACGCCCAAGAATATCAAACACAGAAAGGGGACAAATAATGCTGTCTTCGTTCAAGAGTGAGCTCCGCAAAATCCTGAGTATTCGCTCTACTTACATTATCCTTTTGTTCGCCGTGGCCATGAATCTGCTGTTTGCTTTTTATGTAACAGGGTGGCATACCGCACCAGAGGCTCTGGCAGATCCAAAGTTTTTGAGCGTTCAGGTTATATCTGCTATAAGTGCTCTGGGTTTGTTTGGTGGCTTGGTGGCAATATTGCTGGTTACGCACGAATACCGGTATAACACCATTGTCTTTACTCTGACGGCCAACAAAAGCCGTAGCCAAGTATTCCTGAGTAAGCTACTAACTATCACGTTATTTGCCGTAGTCTTTACTGCTGTTTTTGGAGCTTTGTCTCCGCTGCTGTCCCTGCTGGCCATTCATATTCGCGGTCTGGACATGGGGCATCAGACCATACAGGTGTGGCATCTTGTGTGGCATAGCCTGCTAGCGGGAATTGCCTATGTGGTTTATGCCTTTATCATTGCCATGATCATTCGTGTGCAGGTGGGCGCGATTGCGGCTATCTTCCTGATCCCGGCAACCATAGAACCCTTGCTGGGTCTAGTACTCAAGAAAAATGTGGCATATTTGCCATTCAACGCACTCAATATGTCACTTGGAACCGGCCCTCCTGATGCTATGGCTATTTCAGATAATCGTGCAGCACTAGTAGTGGTGACGTATATGGTGGTTGGATT is a window from the Verrucomicrobiia bacterium genome containing:
- a CDS encoding peptidoglycan-binding domain-containing protein, giving the protein MTKTKRIVGVFAALAFVVASVATFAAPQQASAAMKLSANWCAAPGKRPQLSKRPGENTGECVKPLQTFLKGVGGSPGLAVDGNIGPATDTAIKRFQTNVPQLSPDGIVGTRTWEAIFWICNANPTANTAYFCNYAPGSA
- a CDS encoding peptidoglycan-binding domain-containing protein, with translation MIKDPKAYNINWLRIDGTFGQQTKDVVTFYQAANSLPADGIIGPQTWARIEADCNSFWFWNHEDVCSSRWAYF
- a CDS encoding ATP-binding cassette domain-containing protein, which produces MIKAQNLSKKYRKKVAVDDISFTVETGKVTGFLGPNGAGKSTTMRLMLGLDNGGGNTTFDGKHLSEYQQPSKIVGILLEAKAFHPTRSARSHLKVLADAGGVPHKRVDEVLDIVGLHDVGRKKPGKFSLGMSQRLGVAAALLGEPKYLILDEPANGLDPEGIAWLRDFLKDYADAGNAVFVSSHLLSEMALMADNVVVIGKGKLIADSSMKDLVAGNGHSSVFVRSNKQKVLETSLTKAGWTTQLSDGGITVHGAKTDDIGKLAFKEGITILELAPHMASLEDTFLELTANAQEYQTQKGDK
- a CDS encoding ABC transporter permease, with product MLSSFKSELRKILSIRSTYIILLFAVAMNLLFAFYVTGWHTAPEALADPKFLSVQVISAISALGLFGGLVAILLVTHEYRYNTIVFTLTANKSRSQVFLSKLLTITLFAVVFTAVFGALSPLLSLLAIHIRGLDMGHQTIQVWHLVWHSLLAGIAYVVYAFIIAMIIRVQVGAIAAIFLIPATIEPLLGLVLKKNVAYLPFNALNMSLGTGPPDAMAISDNRAALVVVTYMVVGLLVAWVLFLRRDAN